A genomic segment from Eremothecium gossypii ATCC 10895 chromosome III, complete sequence encodes:
- a CDS encoding ACR273Wp (Non-syntenic homolog of Saccharomyces cerevisiae YKL096W (CWP1); Tandem gene duplication in this genome), with amino-acid sequence MKFLSTVFLGAAALANMALADSEQFYLLCIKSASQFHYSSIHPVNGQLKVIGKPDGLSAVVTDDRKLKFSDGTYAVVTQKGPVVEGSKDNASTGFFVADGHLQYADLSFMPAPNGDSFDLSVTPSTDPRVVLAIRATNNSGGVIPDFPAHN; translated from the coding sequence ATGAAGTTCCTGTCCACCGTTTTCCTAGGTGCTGCCGCCCTAGCCAACATGGCCCTAGCCGACTCCGAACAATTCTACCTTTTGTGTATAAAATCTGCTTCTCAATTCCATTACTCGTCCATCCACCCAGTGAACGGTCAGCTAAAGGTGATCGGCAAGCCCGACGGTCTATCTGCGGTCGTTACCGACGACCGCAAGTTGAAGTTCTCCGATGGCACATACGCCGTCGTCACTCAGAAGGGCCCAGTTGTTGAGGGTTCCAAGGACAACGCCTCGACCGGTTTCTTTGTTGCCGACGGCCACTTGCAGTACGCTGACCTGTCGTTCATGCCCGCTCCTAACGGCGACAGCTTCGACCTTTCCGTGACCCCTAGCACTGACCCTCGGGTCGTTCTCGCCATCCGCGCTACAAACAACAGTGGCGGTGTGATTCCTGACTTCCCAGCTCACAACTAA